Within Elizabethkingia sp. JS20170427COW, the genomic segment TTCCCGTAGTTCTTTCTTCTTATAGGCAGATTTGGCATAGAAGTGTTCTTTTCGCACTTCCATCAGTTGATGTTTGGTTTCGTCTATGCGAGGATCGGTAAAAAGACTATTAACAAAATCGCCCTCTTTTTTCTTTTTCATCCCAATTAGTGTATTCGCTGCCACAAATTTAGTTTCTAAATTTGGTAAGGTTAATACACCATAATTTTCTTCAGGCTTAGATAAATCCATTGCTTCCTGCTCTACAATCAGCGAAATAAAGAAACGTAATTTACTGATTTGTGAAGCAATCGTTTGTATATCCACTCCGTAAATACACTCTTCAATCAAATGTAATTTCAAGTCGTGATGTGAAGCTTCGTTTTTAGCATCTAACTTCTCTAAAACTTCCACCATCCGGTTTAATATTCCCATCGGGAAAGCCCCCGAGCCACAAGCCGGATCAAGGATTTTTACAGCTCGAAGTTCTTTAGCTATTTTCTCACATAAAGCGTGATTACTTGCTAAAAATTTGGGTAATGTATCTTGTTCAAATAGCTGACGGATTAATGCTTTATCTAAATCAGGTAATGCATTCTCCAAATAAGCTATTAAGGATTCATCCACCATATACGCTACAATCTCTTTTGGTGTATAAAAACTACCGGATTGTTTACGAGCAGATTCTTGTGTCTCAGGATTAAAGGCTCCTAACAGGTTTTCAAAAACGTTTCCTAATAATTCCGGGTCTAAAGCTACCTGAACCTCATTCGGTACGTTCTCTTCTACGGTGAAATTATAGCGTTCCAGCAAAGGAATTAATCCTTCATTCTTGTCATTGCCAAAGAAAACAGCGTTGGGAATAAATGCCCGATGCTTGAAATTTCCATTTGAAAATCTCTTGTCGCTTCTGCTAAAGCCATCTAAATGATATTTTATTCCATCTGTACTTTCTTCTTTGTCCAGACATTCAAAAAGTCCTCCATTCAAGAATGGGATTGGGCGAAATAAATTCAGAACTTCTTCTTCGGAAATCGTAAACATTTCCGCATAACGGTATCGGGTTTTTATGTCCCGCTTATCAACCAATTTTGCAAACTCTCTTTCAATTACCGCCTTGTTTAAAGTAGCAAAGAACAAATTTTGTAAAATAGCGTTATAATAACTACCATTAGAAGTACTATTAGGATCAAAGTCTTTTAAGATTTCTGATAACTTGTCCGTTTTAAATAATTCATCTGGTACCAAATGTTTTTGTTTGATAAACCAAACAAATAACAATCGGGTAATCAAACGAATCATTTGTTCTTCCAACTTTACACGGTCATCGTCTGAAGTGGCAGTATCATTCGGAAATGTGATACCTACTTCGGCTGTAAGTGTCCACTGATACCATTTAAACAAATCATTGTAGAATTCCTTAGTAAGTTTTTCAACCGAAAATGCTTCCTGAATACTATCAAGATCTTTAAACGTACAATTTCCGATTCTTTGTCTAAAAGTTTTATTATGTTCTTCCGGATTAACGAAATAAGTAAACCGTTTCCAAGAAGAATATTTTTTATCTGCTTTTCCGTCCCAGTTTCTTCTGATAAATGAAAACCTAAATTTTCCGGTATCATCATAAAAAACGAAAATAGCTCCATCCTTAAAATCTTCTTTAAGGACTAACTTCGCAATCTCAAATTGTTTTTTCTTAGAAGAACGCTTTGACAATATTCCATTATACTTACATGCAAAAACAATCAATTCGTCAGAATTTTTGAACGATACATTTCCTATTCTGGTTAGTTCTGAGAATTGACTAAAATCTTTATCTTCTATATAATGGTTAATATCTTCTGTTTCAATTTTAAAAGAAGAAATAGCTTTTTTGAAAAAATCTGCTAATGTTTTTATTGAGAAAGTATGTATAAGTTTATCCATTTCCTTGAGGTATAACCGTTTTAATAGTATTTGGTAAAGATATGAAATATGCAGTTAATAGGTATGTTTCATGTCTTTTTTTGTAATATACATTTTCACAATCATAATATTTTATAAATATATTTTTATATAACCTCAACAGTCCAACCGGATGCTACATATCGTTCTAAATCATGTTCAACATTTTGTTTTCTTACTGCAAAACATAAAAGATGTGTTGGTCTTGAAAAACCAACATACATCATTTTTAAAGTTTCATTAGACCTAGCTTTGTTTAAATGAGAAAAATTTTGCTCTTGAAAGAACAATGGATTATTTCCGAAAATTGCTGGCTTTCTCTTTGTTCCTGGAACTATCTCAACATTCAATTTTGCAGTTTCAGAGGTATGATAATCTGTTTCTAAATATAGTGTTGCACAATGTGTTTGTCCTTTTGCAGAATGTATTGAACCTAATTTTATATGAATATCATTTTTACATTCTTCTTCAACAGTGTTGGTTTGAACAGTGAATTCAAAACCTTGATTTATAAAATTATTCGATAAGGATACCTTACAATCAGGAAACAAACCAATGATTTCATTTTTAATAAAATTAGAATATTCAGTAAAGACTTCTTCATAATTTTTTAAGCTAATAATCGAATAACACCAATTAAATAATCTTTGCTTAAAGTCATTATAAAAATTTTGATCTGTATCTTTTAAGAATTGAATAAAACTTGACTTTCGAAAATGCTTTTTTTTGTCTACTTCAAAATAGATTTGTTCAATTCGTAATATTCTTATAATTCCGTTTAAAAGTGATTTCCTAATGGATTCATGTGTTTTTTTATTGTGATCGAATAGAAAAAGATATTTTCTTAGACAATCAAAATCCTCTTTTTTCTGTTTACTCTCCTTAGAATATTCTGGAAATAATTTTCTTAGATGCCATTTATCCGACCCTTCTTCTTTATCAGTTGTCCAAGCGATAATATGAAAACCGTGTTCTATATTTTTTGAGTTTTTATCTAATTCGTAAAATTTTATTAATTCAACAAATCTATTTTTTAGTTTTTCAGCATCAGAATCGTCATTATAAACCAATAAATATGGTTTTATATTTTGATTTTCTGATATACCTATAACTTTATAATCTTCGTCTCTTTTTAACACAAACCCATCAACAAGATTTGCAGTGGTTGGAGTAAGCCGATATGAATTATTTAAAGTGAAATTTTGTGGGTATTTTTCGGGATTAATCTCAGATCTTGTTTTCCAAACAGTTTCACTTCCTAAAGACTTACTGGAATAAATTGACTGATTTTTATCTCCAATTCTTTGAATAATAGTAGGAGATTTTTCATCAAAAAATATATTTTCTATTAACTCAACTTGATCCAGATCCAAATCTTGCATTTCATCGATAAAAACAAATTTGAAGCGGTGCTGTAGAATAGATTTAATGTGTTGTACTCCGTAAAAATTAAGATATCTTTTGGAAATGTCAAAGCTATCTTTATATGATAAGATACCTTGAGATAATAAACTGATTTTCCAATTCTCTAGTTCAACATAATAATTTTGATTAGCTCCAGTATATGTTATTTTAGTAGTCTTACCCAGTTTTATTTTTCTTGCTTCCAAATCAAATGTGCATGATTTTAAAAACTCTAAAACATTATTTTCTTTTTCAGAAAACGATCCAGTTAAACCTCTGTTTACTATTCCAAAAATTTTGTTTTTTAATGCAGGAGGTTCTTTATTCCATTGTAAATTTCTATAAAACTTTTCGACTTCATAAAAATACATTTCGTCATCGTTCTTTCTTATATAACTTCCATATAATTCGAAACATGCTTGATTGGCAATAAATCTATTCGCAAAACTTTGAATAGTTCCAACAAAATTGGGATAAGAAAAAAGTTGTGGACAAATAGGTTTTAAAACTTTTTCAATCTCTTCAATCGCATGATTCGTATGGGATAAAACAAGAATACCTGCATTATTTTCAAGAGGTAATTGTTGGGCAATACAATATAATTTTGCCAATAAAGCTGTTGTTTTTCCGCTTCCCGGTACCGCTAATAAATCAAAAGTATCTAAGCAATTAATGAACTTTATTCTTTCATCATTAAATTCGTTACCTCCAATAAGAATAGCTTCTGCTCTCTTTATATGGTCAGGATTAATTTCCATATTAGCAAACGTGTTTAATAGAATTTATTAGATATGATAAGTAGTCGTCATTCTCTAATTGCTCTTTTGTGATTGTTACATCCTTTTCAAGCAAGTCTGCAAATTCATTTGCTACAGCTACTTTATCGATAGGTGAGGTACCTTCTTTTTTTGAAAGTTTTTTTATAAACTTCTCTTGAAATGTATCTTTGTAATTTCCGTTTTCATCTTTTTTAAATTCATCTGTGCCTGAATGTACTTTGGCTAAAGCATCTTTGAAGATACTAACCAAACACGATTTATACAAACACCATTCTAAAGTCCATTCTTTAGCAATCAGTAAAGTTATATCGGTATGAATCAATTCAGTTTTTAATGCTTCAAGGTTTTGTTGTTTCTTTTTGACTTTATCCGCTTCATTTTCTAATGGTGTGAAAATTCCATTTTCATCAGGTCTATTGTCTAAATCCGTAACGATAGCAATAGGTACGCTCATTTTATCTTGATCATTTCTTAGAAAAACTTTTGCAAAATGCAAATATGCCGTAGAAGCAACGTTTATAATTGATATTTCATTTTTGGTTAAATCAATTTCTAATTTTTTTGCTAAAACAGGAAGTAATATTTCTTCCGACCAGCCTTCGACAATTATATTCCCTTTTGAAAAGAACATATTACTTTTTGTAACATCTAAAAATCGTCTAAGATATTTATAATTGTCATCATCCAATTTGGTGTAGTCATTACCTAGTGGATAGACTTTATTATTTTTACAGACAATAATATCTTTTAAATCTGCCTGAGACGTAATATTGGGACTGTGTGTTGTAAGAATATATTGCAAATCTTTATCCTCTTTTAATCTGTTTATTATTTTCAATTGAGCTTGAGGATGAAGATGAGCTTCCAATTCTTCAATCATACATAATTTTAATCCGTTCCAATCAGTTTTTTTAAGATGTAATAATTCAGCAGCCATAAACAAACGGTTCATTGTTCCCAAACCTAAATTATTTGAATCAACAATTCCCAAAGATATTTTTTCAAGAATATTAGTAATTTTGGTTGAACCTAAATCAAAAGATGATTGAAAGTCATTCCCAATAAATGATGAAACAAAATCGTCAACCACCTTTTTTATATTTATGTTGTAGCCCGATTCTTCTTGTTTGAATTTTTCTCTGATAGTACTATTCGTTTTATCGAATAATTCTTCAAATTCATGAAATCCATTAGCTTGTCGTGTTTTAAATTCTTTATGCTC encodes:
- a CDS encoding Eco57I restriction-modification methylase domain-containing protein, which produces MDKLIHTFSIKTLADFFKKAISSFKIETEDINHYIEDKDFSQFSELTRIGNVSFKNSDELIVFACKYNGILSKRSSKKKQFEIAKLVLKEDFKDGAIFVFYDDTGKFRFSFIRRNWDGKADKKYSSWKRFTYFVNPEEHNKTFRQRIGNCTFKDLDSIQEAFSVEKLTKEFYNDLFKWYQWTLTAEVGITFPNDTATSDDDRVKLEEQMIRLITRLLFVWFIKQKHLVPDELFKTDKLSEILKDFDPNSTSNGSYYNAILQNLFFATLNKAVIEREFAKLVDKRDIKTRYRYAEMFTISEEEVLNLFRPIPFLNGGLFECLDKEESTDGIKYHLDGFSRSDKRFSNGNFKHRAFIPNAVFFGNDKNEGLIPLLERYNFTVEENVPNEVQVALDPELLGNVFENLLGAFNPETQESARKQSGSFYTPKEIVAYMVDESLIAYLENALPDLDKALIRQLFEQDTLPKFLASNHALCEKIAKELRAVKILDPACGSGAFPMGILNRMVEVLEKLDAKNEASHHDLKLHLIEECIYGVDIQTIASQISKLRFFISLIVEQEAMDLSKPEENYGVLTLPNLETKFVAANTLIGMKKKKEGDFVNSLFTDPRIDETKHQLMEVRKEHFYAKSAYKKKELREKDAKLRAELSKLLQDNDEFAPEDAIQFSQWNPYDQNASSPFFDPEWMFGLEEGFDLVIGNPPYVQLQKESGRLAKLYQHCGYKTFAKTGDIYSLFYERGWQLLKNNGFLCFITSNKWMRAGYGESTREFFATHTNPILLIDFAGQKIFESATVDTNILLFSKDKNRQQTKACVIKEKVLNNLSDYFRQNATVCNFSKGESWVILSEIEQRIKAKIEAVGTPLKDWDINIYRGILTGYNEAFIIDGKKKDELIAEDPKSAEIIRPILRGRDIKRYGYDFADLWLINTHNGVKEKGIKRIEINDYPSIKKHLDQYYPQLEKRADKGDTPYNLRNCAYMEDFYKQKIMYSEIVREPQFYLDKTGEFYPEATTFIMTGEYLEYLYHLLHSKTATYFFKTFYAGGGLGETGYRYKKAFLENLPVPKPNGKINFNKINIDEEVYKLYQLTNEEIAFIEHQ
- a CDS encoding ATP-dependent endonuclease — translated: MYISNLKLWNFRKYGSLNFDIESPDLIVPFNRNMNILIGENDSGKSAIIDAIKLVLKTHAYEWIKVEESDFFSDGNKVSEKLRIEIEFSGITNQEAAHFTEWCGLKDEEIIDQGEKKILPRPKLILIYQVQFKDGKVIPTDVRAGMDGHGNTLTAEAREYLKCTYLKALRDADSELTAKKNSRLSQILKEHKEFKTRQANGFHEFEELFDKTNSTIREKFKQEESGYNINIKKVVDDFVSSFIGNDFQSSFDLGSTKITNILEKISLGIVDSNNLGLGTMNRLFMAAELLHLKKTDWNGLKLCMIEELEAHLHPQAQLKIINRLKEDKDLQYILTTHSPNITSQADLKDIIVCKNNKVYPLGNDYTKLDDDNYKYLRRFLDVTKSNMFFSKGNIIVEGWSEEILLPVLAKKLEIDLTKNEISIINVASTAYLHFAKVFLRNDQDKMSVPIAIVTDLDNRPDENGIFTPLENEADKVKKKQQNLEALKTELIHTDITLLIAKEWTLEWCLYKSCLVSIFKDALAKVHSGTDEFKKDENGNYKDTFQEKFIKKLSKKEGTSPIDKVAVANEFADLLEKDVTITKEQLENDDYLSYLINSIKHVC
- a CDS encoding UvrD-helicase domain-containing protein, producing the protein MEINPDHIKRAEAILIGGNEFNDERIKFINCLDTFDLLAVPGSGKTTALLAKLYCIAQQLPLENNAGILVLSHTNHAIEEIEKVLKPICPQLFSYPNFVGTIQSFANRFIANQACFELYGSYIRKNDDEMYFYEVEKFYRNLQWNKEPPALKNKIFGIVNRGLTGSFSEKENNVLEFLKSCTFDLEARKIKLGKTTKITYTGANQNYYVELENWKISLLSQGILSYKDSFDISKRYLNFYGVQHIKSILQHRFKFVFIDEMQDLDLDQVELIENIFFDEKSPTIIQRIGDKNQSIYSSKSLGSETVWKTRSEINPEKYPQNFTLNNSYRLTPTTANLVDGFVLKRDEDYKVIGISENQNIKPYLLVYNDDSDAEKLKNRFVELIKFYELDKNSKNIEHGFHIIAWTTDKEEGSDKWHLRKLFPEYSKESKQKKEDFDCLRKYLFLFDHNKKTHESIRKSLLNGIIRILRIEQIYFEVDKKKHFRKSSFIQFLKDTDQNFYNDFKQRLFNWCYSIISLKNYEEVFTEYSNFIKNEIIGLFPDCKVSLSNNFINQGFEFTVQTNTVEEECKNDIHIKLGSIHSAKGQTHCATLYLETDYHTSETAKLNVEIVPGTKRKPAIFGNNPLFFQEQNFSHLNKARSNETLKMMYVGFSRPTHLLCFAVRKQNVEHDLERYVASGWTVEVI